One Lachnospiraceae bacterium C1.1 genomic region harbors:
- the yfbR gene encoding 5'-deoxynucleotidase: protein MDYAFFAILYRLRWIDRWALMRNSDNENLSEHSLEVAMLSHALATIGNKKLGKTLNAEKAALFGIYHDASEILTGDMPTPVKYFNDEIANAYKDIEKNACERLISLLPDYLKDSYKELMMPGDEYSYEKKLVKGADKLSAYIKCLNEKKAGNMEFAQAEKSTLQSLHKLDLEEVELFLKDFIPAYRKTLDEIKV, encoded by the coding sequence ATGGACTATGCTTTTTTTGCAATCTTATACCGTCTTCGCTGGATAGACCGCTGGGCACTTATGCGAAATTCCGATAATGAGAACCTCAGTGAGCATTCTCTTGAGGTTGCAATGCTCTCCCACGCCTTAGCTACTATTGGAAACAAAAAACTCGGAAAAACACTTAACGCAGAGAAGGCCGCTCTCTTCGGAATATATCATGATGCAAGTGAAATCCTCACCGGAGATATGCCGACACCTGTAAAATACTTCAATGACGAAATAGCAAATGCATATAAAGATATTGAAAAAAATGCCTGCGAGCGCCTTATATCCCTCTTACCGGACTATTTAAAAGATTCCTATAAAGAATTAATGATGCCGGGTGATGAATATTCATATGAGAAAAAGCTTGTAAAAGGAGCCGATAAACTCTCTGCCTATATAAAATGCTTAAATGAGAAAAAAGCCGGAAATATGGAGTTTGCACAGGCAGAAAAATCCACTCTCCAGTCACTCCATAAGCTAGACCTTGAAGAAGTCGAGCTCTTCCTGAAAGACTTTATTCCTGCCTACCGTAAAACATTGGACGAAATAAAAGTCTAA